A genomic stretch from Labeo rohita strain BAU-BD-2019 unplaced genomic scaffold, IGBB_LRoh.1.0 scaffold_207, whole genome shotgun sequence includes:
- the LOC127159303 gene encoding uncharacterized protein LOC127159303, whose translation MASPRLRHRRGSMELPTNMLSDVFHLKEELNRLPKDISLECNEHRDKIHDLINEFKNYRLVLYSLRGAIITGGIGMVLSVLSFFVINDEVSEIFARAGAALSVVSLLFVAFGRYRKTQHKKNFKRTIEEELKGFQDKINPIIDIMEKICQRTEEILRDTLLSDNKAQALSEHFAYCFEKKQLFQEKESEMVSKMMHLSGNLSEMITKVSSVPDILKEIIEDNKRLHGKSAKPTPEQIHKRELKEKVEKFINEMQKGICTLKNGVKSISQISEEISNILK comes from the exons ATGGCTTCACCCAGACTCCGTCATCGACGCGGAAGCATGGAGCTGCCAACTAACATGTT atCTGATGTTTTTCATCTCAAAGAGGAGTTGAATAGACTTCCTAAAGACATTTCCCTAGAATGCAACGAGCATAGAGACAAAATTCATGATCTCATCAATGAGTTTAAAAATTACAGACTTGTACTTTATTCACTCAGAGGAGCAATAATAACTGGAGGAATTGGGATGGTGTTGTCTGTATTAtctttctttgtaattaatgaTGAGGTTTCTGAAATTTTTGCTAGAGCAGGGGCAGCTTTGTCTGTAGTTTCTCTATTATTTGTTGCTTTCGGGCGATACAGGAAAACACAGCATAAGAAGAACTTTAAGCGAACCATTGAAGAGGAACTTAAGGGATTTCAGGATAAAATAAACCCTATTATTGACATAATGGAAAAAATCTGTCAACGTACTGAGGAAATACTGAGAGATACTTTACTATCAGACAACAAAGCCCAGGCATTAAGTGAACATTTTGCCTACTGCTTTGAAAAAAAGCAACTCTTCCAGGAAAAGGAGAGTGAAATGGTTTctaaaatgatgcatttatcTGGAAATCTTTCAGAAATGATCACCAAGGTTAGTTCTGTGCCTGATATCCTAAAAGAGATTATTGAAGACAACAAGAGGCTGCATGGCAAATCTGCAAAACCCACACCtgaacaaatacataaaagagAGTTAAAGGAGAAAGTAGAGAAATTCATTAATGAAATGCAAAAAGGAATTTGCACATTAAAAAACGGAGTGAAGAGCATCAGCCAAATATCAGaagaaatatcaaatattttgaaatga
- the LOC127159301 gene encoding uncharacterized protein LOC127159301, with product MDDFTDSQSNEALTVSCRSNARKLKRKKCKRQCKERPPKILSVFDLLKKQLVALYLRDFSQIQQHMQRVHLIIRTFEEDFSRATGAITNALNAEVAGGLMMGLGLVLAPVHQGISALIAGVGAVVLSGAAISDNIWSKKIMNLKAKLMQDAEAELREFQYKISPMMDKMNEINQLVYEILRDLSYPERDVGYLNKYFSSASELVRFMQIYDISALAAQIKSQTSCFIGVSFFGVLPVRMSLQQMWIEMVQVENVMEEITKTIDRIASQHD from the exons ATGGACGATTTTACAGACTCCCAGAGTAACGAAG CTCTTACAGTGTCTTGCAGAAGCAATGCAAggaaattaaaaaggaaaaaatgcaaGCGTCAGTGCAAAGAGCGACCTCCCAAAATTCT ATCTGTTTTCGATCTTCTTAAAAAACAGTTGGTTGCACTCTACTTGAGAGATTTCTCTCAAATCCAGCAACACATGCAGAGAGTGCATCTTATCATCAGGACTTTTGAAGAAGATTTCAGTCGTGCTACTGGAGCCAttacaaatgcattaaatgcagAAGTAGCTGGAGGGTTGATGATGGGTTTGGGGTTAGTTTTAGCTCCAGTTCATCAGGGCATTTCAGCTCTTATCGCAGGAGTGGGAGCAGTTGTGCTTTCAGGCGCTGCGATCAGTGATAATATCTGGAGCAAGAAGATCATGAACCTGAAGGCAAAATTAATGCAGGATGCTGAAGCTGAACTGAGGGAATTCCAGTATAAAATCAGTCCTATGATGGACAAGATGAATGAAATCAATCAGCTTGTTTATGAAATATTGAGAGACCTCAGTTACCCAGAGCGTGATGTTGggtatttaaacaaatatttttcatcTGCCAGTGAATTAGTGCGCTTTATGCAGATATATGACATTAGTGCATTGGCTGCACAGATAAAGTCTCAGACATCATGTTTTATTGGAGTCAGTTTCTTTGGAGTTCTGCCAGTTAGAATGTCACTCCAGCAGATGTGGATAGAAATGGTTCAGGTAGAGAATGTCATGgaagaaattacaaaaacaatagacagaatAGCAAGTCAACATGactaa